A window from Chitinophaga filiformis encodes these proteins:
- a CDS encoding SusC/RagA family TonB-linked outer membrane protein, protein MLVAAKTSGQDIRETTISMGLSGKSLETALKEIEQKTSFRFGYRKAEVSRFTHLQLPASTRTVASTLDLLLSGTGLTYQQKDHYIFIIPVIPVPVPEKTPQLLQELVVTGTVTSAKGEKLPGVSIRLKGAANGTNTDQEGKFSIRVADEQSTLVFSFIGYNTKEVPVAGRATINVQLEENTTALGEIIVVGYGTQLKATSIAAVSAVKGKDFAQKPVVNMTNNLVGRMPGLIADQGSGEPGLDGSRIRIRGTSTLGNANPLLVVDGIYRDFSRLDPATIESITILKDAAAVAPYGLAGANGVILVTTKKGKTGAPVLSYNGYAGFQNPTRMPRMVNSYQYALLANEANRNDNFALSFTDAQIAGYKKTVDGAADADRDRYPNSRGLRDVIQRNAILTNHNLQLSGGTEKVKYFAALGYTSQEGQFSTTNLKKYNALANLDIEATKYTRVSLSLSGWVEDQTYSGYSDPGSGDPNNRYASAGGGIMYQAFRTPPTSAIYYSNGLWGSYITNSLVGTIAHSGYSRNENTQIMTTFSIEQQLPFIKGLSIKGVASYDPYNTYSKTWKTPILTYSADFTTTPYTFNPTYIGPSKPTLNLGTSQNKSFTYQGYLNYHNTFGKNDVTFLGVLESRTQKYWDLSGGRINYPIDIDELDRGGTAQGELSNGGSSSQQRQIGYVYRLSYNYDGKYLAEVSGRYDGHYYFAPGHKYGFFPAYSLGWNMARENFMKDNVTWVDALKLRASYGESGNLAGGPFQYLTGYSIYNNAAVLDGKLTAGISEVLQANTSITWERAKKSDVGIDASLWKGKLTVTADYFYEKRSNMLVPPTVTVPAEYGVGLTEQNAAVMSNHGFEIAVGTTHTFTNGLRLDLNGNFTYAQNKLLQVFETDATYNNPNRRQTGRSNGTQFGLKALGYFTPADFNSDGSLKTGVASIPDAPVHPGDLKYADLSGPSGKPDGIIDDNDQTVIGRPNGTPQMIFGLSPALSWKGFDLNLLLQAATQISLPVGGNLVFPFDQQGSASELYYNDHWTPANTNALYPRVSTQPKDYNTRFSSWWVRDASYIKLRSAELGYSLPSRLTKRVGIQQLRVYAAGQNLWTWTPHMKEKIDPEARSSNGQYYFQQQTTSVGLNVTF, encoded by the coding sequence ATGCTTGTAGCAGCAAAAACAAGCGGTCAGGACATCCGCGAAACTACCATTTCAATGGGCCTTTCAGGGAAAAGCCTGGAGACCGCATTAAAGGAGATCGAACAAAAGACCAGTTTCCGCTTCGGCTACAGGAAAGCCGAAGTAAGCAGGTTCACACATCTCCAGCTTCCCGCATCTACCCGTACGGTAGCGTCTACGCTGGACCTCCTGCTGTCAGGCACTGGTCTTACCTATCAACAGAAAGATCATTACATCTTCATCATTCCCGTTATACCGGTACCTGTACCGGAGAAAACACCACAGCTGCTACAGGAGCTGGTCGTGACGGGCACCGTCACTTCTGCAAAGGGTGAAAAACTACCGGGTGTCAGCATCCGCTTAAAAGGAGCCGCCAACGGCACCAATACAGACCAGGAAGGGAAATTCTCCATCCGCGTGGCTGACGAACAAAGTACCCTGGTTTTCTCTTTTATCGGTTATAACACCAAAGAAGTACCTGTAGCCGGACGTGCCACCATCAATGTACAACTGGAAGAAAATACGACCGCGCTTGGTGAAATAATCGTAGTGGGTTATGGCACGCAGCTGAAAGCTACCAGCATAGCGGCAGTATCTGCAGTGAAAGGAAAAGACTTCGCACAGAAACCCGTGGTGAATATGACCAACAACCTCGTGGGTCGTATGCCTGGTCTTATTGCCGACCAGGGAAGCGGTGAACCTGGACTGGATGGTTCAAGGATTCGGATCAGGGGTACTTCCACCCTTGGTAATGCCAACCCGCTGCTGGTCGTAGACGGCATATACAGAGACTTTTCAAGACTGGACCCCGCCACTATTGAAAGCATTACAATATTAAAGGATGCTGCTGCCGTGGCGCCCTATGGCCTTGCCGGCGCCAATGGCGTTATCCTGGTCACCACCAAAAAAGGAAAGACGGGCGCTCCTGTTCTCTCCTACAACGGTTATGCAGGTTTTCAGAATCCTACCAGGATGCCCCGCATGGTTAACTCCTACCAGTATGCATTACTGGCCAATGAAGCCAACAGGAATGATAATTTCGCACTCTCTTTCACAGATGCACAAATAGCAGGATACAAAAAAACCGTAGATGGCGCAGCAGATGCAGACCGCGACAGGTATCCCAACAGCCGCGGATTGCGGGATGTGATCCAGCGTAATGCCATACTGACCAATCACAACCTGCAATTATCCGGAGGCACTGAAAAGGTGAAATATTTCGCTGCTTTAGGCTATACCAGCCAGGAAGGACAGTTCTCTACTACCAACCTTAAAAAATACAATGCACTGGCCAACCTGGACATTGAAGCAACTAAATATACCCGGGTATCGCTTTCGCTCAGCGGCTGGGTAGAAGATCAGACCTACTCCGGATATTCAGATCCCGGCAGCGGCGATCCCAATAACCGTTACGCTTCTGCTGGCGGAGGCATCATGTACCAGGCCTTCAGAACACCGCCCACCTCCGCCATCTATTATTCCAACGGCCTGTGGGGCAGCTATATCACCAATTCACTGGTAGGTACTATTGCACACAGCGGGTATTCCCGTAACGAGAATACACAGATCATGACCACCTTCAGCATTGAACAGCAATTGCCCTTCATAAAAGGCCTCAGCATCAAAGGTGTGGCCAGTTATGATCCCTACAATACCTATTCTAAAACATGGAAGACACCTATTCTGACTTACAGCGCAGATTTTACAACAACGCCCTACACCTTCAACCCGACTTATATCGGTCCTTCGAAACCAACACTGAACCTGGGCACCAGTCAGAATAAATCGTTCACCTACCAGGGCTATCTTAACTACCATAACACCTTTGGTAAAAACGATGTTACTTTCCTGGGCGTACTGGAATCGCGCACGCAGAAATACTGGGATCTCTCCGGTGGCAGGATCAATTATCCTATAGATATCGATGAACTGGATCGTGGTGGTACTGCACAGGGAGAGCTGTCCAATGGTGGCTCATCATCACAGCAAAGACAGATAGGTTATGTATACCGCCTGAGTTATAACTACGATGGTAAATACCTGGCAGAAGTATCCGGCAGATATGATGGCCACTATTACTTTGCGCCCGGTCACAAATACGGCTTCTTCCCCGCCTATTCACTGGGCTGGAATATGGCCCGCGAAAATTTCATGAAAGATAATGTGACCTGGGTAGACGCACTGAAGCTGCGAGCATCTTATGGCGAATCCGGCAACCTGGCCGGCGGCCCTTTCCAATATCTCACAGGCTATTCCATCTACAACAATGCTGCTGTACTCGACGGAAAGCTAACAGCAGGTATCAGCGAGGTATTGCAGGCCAATACTTCCATTACCTGGGAAAGAGCTAAAAAATCTGATGTGGGAATAGATGCATCGCTGTGGAAAGGTAAACTTACAGTAACAGCCGACTACTTCTACGAAAAACGCTCCAACATGCTGGTGCCTCCTACGGTTACCGTACCGGCGGAATATGGCGTGGGCCTCACAGAACAGAATGCAGCTGTAATGAGTAACCACGGATTTGAAATAGCTGTGGGTACCACGCATACCTTTACCAATGGCCTGCGACTGGACCTGAACGGCAACTTCACTTATGCACAGAATAAACTGCTGCAGGTATTTGAAACAGATGCCACCTACAACAATCCTAACCGCCGCCAGACAGGACGTTCCAATGGCACACAATTCGGATTGAAAGCACTTGGCTATTTTACGCCGGCAGACTTTAACTCAGATGGTTCCCTGAAAACAGGTGTTGCTTCCATTCCCGATGCGCCGGTACATCCCGGCGATCTGAAATATGCAGACCTGAGTGGCCCTTCCGGTAAACCAGATGGTATTATCGACGACAATGACCAGACAGTGATCGGCAGGCCAAACGGTACTCCACAGATGATCTTTGGCCTCTCTCCTGCTTTGTCATGGAAAGGATTTGACCTCAACCTGCTGCTGCAGGCGGCTACCCAGATCAGTCTTCCTGTAGGCGGTAACCTGGTATTCCCCTTCGATCAGCAGGGCTCTGCCAGTGAACTGTATTACAATGATCACTGGACCCCTGCCAATACCAATGCCCTGTATCCGCGTGTCAGCACACAGCCAAAAGATTATAACACCAGGTTTTCTTCCTGGTGGGTAAGAGATGCTTCCTATATCAAACTGAGAAGTGCTGAACTGGGCTATTCCCTGCCTTCAAGACTTACTAAAAGGGTAGGCATACAACAGCTGCGTGTATATGCTGCCGGACAAAACCTGTGGACGTGGACACCGCATATGAAAGAGAAGATTGATCCGGAAGCGCGCTCTTCCAACGGACAATATTACTTCCAGCAACAAACCACCTCAGTAGGTCTGAATGTCACCTTCTAA
- a CDS encoding RagB/SusD family nutrient uptake outer membrane protein, protein MITIKQSCLIALLGVALTACNKNSLEISPRDRVGDDIVWASPANADLFLNDVYNQLPDMNNETEHLDQYTDNSDVGVTWMQGYANIRVANVTPSNLPRGPWDMWYWGKTDNNDGRTGNYEKIRKCNLFIEKVTASGLPDDYKIKRIAEARFLRAMFYHWLWMAYGGVPVITRTLDNITQGDSIYVPRSTEEATFQFITNELAEIATILPASQSEPGRPTKGAALTLKGWCELFEASPLRNSGSAASPGGDLERWKKAAATNKAVIDLGVYDLYPDFRNLFLKTANNSLESIFARQYMPGKGGQLEGKEGPTIVNGTEVAWGNFQPTQELVDEFSMANGKAIGEAGSGYNPQNPYANREKRFYQTVLFNGSPWQGDTIRTIAGLGRSTENEIDLGYSSDVTHTGYYACKRLDESIVGSDNRANSTSYQNYMFFRYAEVLLSFAEAENEVNGPTSDVLTAVNKVRTRNNNLPTVEATYGSVNKDKMREIIRRERRVELAFEDKRWWDVLRWKIADKMADGTPGVLNRPEVGMVITSNNGTLVYTRTNVSNRLFLPKMYQMPIPQNVLDRNYKIRAQNGGKDAWVNGQNPGY, encoded by the coding sequence ATGATCACCATAAAACAAAGCTGCCTTATTGCCCTTCTGGGTGTAGCGCTAACAGCCTGTAATAAAAACTCCCTGGAAATATCACCAAGAGATCGCGTAGGCGATGATATTGTATGGGCATCGCCCGCCAATGCAGACCTGTTCCTGAATGATGTGTACAACCAGCTTCCCGACATGAACAATGAAACGGAACACCTGGACCAATATACCGACAACTCTGACGTAGGGGTTACCTGGATGCAGGGATATGCCAATATACGGGTTGCCAATGTCACGCCTTCCAATCTGCCCCGCGGCCCCTGGGACATGTGGTACTGGGGAAAGACAGACAACAACGACGGCAGGACCGGCAACTACGAGAAGATCAGGAAATGTAACCTGTTCATAGAAAAAGTAACGGCATCGGGGCTGCCCGACGACTATAAAATCAAAAGGATCGCTGAGGCACGTTTCCTCCGCGCTATGTTCTATCACTGGCTGTGGATGGCCTATGGCGGTGTACCTGTTATTACAAGAACGCTGGATAACATTACACAGGGCGACAGTATCTATGTACCAAGAAGTACGGAAGAAGCCACCTTCCAGTTTATTACGAATGAACTGGCGGAAATAGCTACCATCTTACCGGCCAGTCAGTCGGAACCCGGCAGGCCTACCAAAGGAGCGGCACTCACCCTGAAAGGATGGTGCGAGCTTTTTGAAGCCAGTCCCCTGCGCAATTCTGGTAGCGCCGCCAGTCCCGGAGGCGACCTGGAGAGATGGAAAAAAGCAGCAGCAACAAACAAGGCGGTAATAGACCTCGGCGTGTATGACCTCTATCCTGACTTCCGCAACTTATTCCTGAAAACAGCTAACAATAGCCTTGAATCCATCTTCGCCAGACAATATATGCCCGGAAAAGGCGGACAGCTGGAAGGTAAGGAAGGCCCTACCATCGTCAACGGCACCGAAGTGGCATGGGGCAATTTCCAGCCTACGCAGGAACTGGTAGATGAATTCTCTATGGCTAACGGAAAGGCCATCGGTGAAGCAGGTTCCGGTTATAATCCGCAGAACCCTTATGCGAACAGGGAAAAGCGCTTCTACCAGACCGTCCTTTTTAACGGCTCTCCCTGGCAGGGTGATACTATCCGGACAATAGCAGGCCTTGGACGGAGTACAGAAAATGAAATAGACCTGGGTTATAGCAGCGATGTTACGCATACCGGTTATTATGCCTGCAAAAGACTGGATGAAAGTATCGTCGGAAGTGATAACAGGGCCAACAGCACCTCCTATCAGAACTACATGTTCTTCCGTTATGCAGAGGTGCTGCTCAGTTTTGCAGAAGCCGAAAATGAAGTGAACGGCCCTACTTCCGATGTGCTGACAGCTGTGAACAAAGTACGTACGCGCAATAATAACCTGCCCACAGTAGAGGCTACATACGGTAGCGTCAATAAAGACAAAATGCGGGAGATCATTCGCCGTGAACGCCGTGTGGAACTGGCCTTTGAAGACAAACGCTGGTGGGATGTACTGCGTTGGAAGATCGCTGATAAGATGGCCGATGGCACACCAGGGGTGTTGAACCGCCCTGAGGTGGGTATGGTCATCACCTCCAATAATGGTACGCTGGTGTACACGCGCACAAATGTGAGTAACCGTTTATTCCTTCCCAAAATGTACCAGATGCCCATTCCGCAGAATGTGCTGGACCGGAATTATAAGATCCGGGCACAGAATGGCGGTAAGGATGCATGGGTGAACGGACAGAATCCAGGGTATTAA
- a CDS encoding RNA polymerase sigma factor encodes MTSVVKSLDWDLIIRLRDGDESAFRVVFDQYSQKIYGVAYQFLKNREQSKEVVQETLLRLWEHRLQLNSEYPLAPWLFTIARRVTLNMLRQTATSQAARKKLWLTMHPEHNDTEEAILSADLERITSQVLNTLPLQQQMVFRLSRFEGLTYEEIAARMQISVHTVKYHLTGALKTLRACFDKTEILLPVFFLTLFY; translated from the coding sequence GTGACAAGTGTAGTAAAATCTTTGGATTGGGATCTGATCATCCGTCTGCGGGATGGAGATGAATCTGCATTCCGGGTGGTATTTGACCAATACAGCCAGAAGATTTATGGTGTAGCGTACCAGTTCCTTAAAAACAGGGAGCAGAGCAAGGAAGTAGTGCAGGAAACCCTGTTACGGCTTTGGGAGCACCGCTTACAATTAAACAGTGAATATCCGCTGGCCCCCTGGTTATTTACCATCGCGAGAAGGGTGACTTTGAACATGTTACGGCAAACAGCCACCTCACAGGCTGCCCGTAAGAAGCTATGGCTGACCATGCACCCCGAGCATAATGACACTGAAGAAGCCATTCTCAGCGCCGACCTGGAACGCATCACCTCCCAGGTGTTAAATACCCTGCCCCTCCAGCAGCAAATGGTTTTCCGGCTAAGCAGATTCGAGGGGCTTACCTATGAAGAAATTGCCGCCCGGATGCAAATATCCGTACATACCGTAAAATACCACCTGACAGGCGCCTTAAAGACCCTGCGTGCCTGCTTTGACAAGACCGAGATCCTCCTGCCGGTTTTCTTCCTGACCCTTTTTTATTAA
- a CDS encoding FecR family protein, translating into MNEERIYQLLGYLVNNNINADDYDELMRCLEEATENPALQSAIDRMWAELSPAQQLRPDESDALYQQITENARFVQQPIHKKRRWLSYAAAIVLLLATGAGAYLWFTPSGTAPLAYKELSVPAGRRLQVRLADGSIVWLKGGSKLRYPASFTGSTRELFLSGEGYFDVTHRDNQPFLVHTGNVTTKVLGTAFNIQAYAQQLTVAVVNGKVSVAEGNTALGVVVANQLLEYDHQNKRVALRDTIAGNMVAWTKGELILDNVTMEEAAVTIGKWYNVAIVFADPELKRSRFSFSFLHGENIEEVMDMISRLNGFSYHIEGDTINIGHKNSRSGNHNDNKR; encoded by the coding sequence GTGAATGAGGAACGTATATATCAACTGCTCGGCTACCTGGTCAACAATAATATCAATGCGGACGATTATGATGAACTGATGCGCTGCCTGGAGGAGGCAACAGAAAATCCTGCACTCCAGTCGGCCATAGATCGGATGTGGGCAGAGCTTAGCCCTGCACAGCAATTAAGGCCCGATGAATCGGATGCATTATATCAGCAGATCACAGAAAATGCGCGTTTTGTCCAACAACCTATACATAAGAAACGCCGCTGGTTAAGCTACGCAGCAGCGATCGTACTGCTGCTGGCCACCGGGGCTGGCGCCTACCTTTGGTTTACGCCTTCCGGCACCGCCCCCCTTGCTTATAAAGAATTGTCAGTCCCTGCAGGCCGGCGGCTGCAGGTCAGGTTAGCCGACGGTTCCATCGTCTGGCTGAAAGGCGGCAGTAAGCTTCGCTATCCGGCCAGTTTTACAGGCAGCACACGGGAATTGTTCCTCAGCGGCGAGGGGTATTTTGATGTAACCCACCGCGACAATCAGCCCTTCCTGGTGCATACCGGCAATGTGACCACCAAAGTGCTGGGAACCGCTTTTAATATTCAGGCCTATGCGCAGCAACTGACAGTGGCAGTAGTAAACGGTAAAGTAAGCGTAGCGGAAGGCAATACCGCGCTGGGAGTAGTAGTAGCCAACCAGCTCCTGGAATATGATCACCAGAATAAACGGGTAGCCCTGAGAGACACCATAGCTGGCAATATGGTGGCATGGACAAAGGGCGAGTTAATACTGGACAACGTAACGATGGAAGAAGCCGCAGTTACCATAGGCAAATGGTATAATGTAGCTATCGTATTCGCCGATCCCGAACTGAAAAGATCCCGTTTTTCCTTCTCCTTCCTGCATGGCGAAAACATAGAGGAAGTGATGGACATGATCAGCCGCCTGAATGGCTTCAGTTACCACATTGAAGGAGATACCATCAACATCGGCCATAAAAACAGTCGCAGCGGCAACCACAACGATAATAAAAGATAA